The following proteins come from a genomic window of Methanosarcina sp. MTP4:
- the leuS gene encoding leucine--tRNA ligase: protein MEQDYKPQEIEAKWQKKWNESRVFEAEPDDREKFFITIPYPYLNGNLHAGHTRTFTIGDVVARHKRMLGYNVLYPMGFHVTGTPIVGLAELIASRDPQTMDVYERLHGIPGDILPTLDTPEKIVDYFKVESEKAMRMIGYSIDWRRKFTTTDATYKKFIEWQYTRLEEKGLIVKGSHPVKWCPNDNNPVEDHDILHGEEATIVDYTLVKFRYKDLVLPCATLRPETTFGVTNLWINPDVDYVKARVEKEGIVEYWVVSKEAYRKLTFTDREVEYVEDVPAKDIIGIMLTNPVTGDEIISLPASFVKPGNGSGIVMSVPAHAPFDYLALRDLYDADLSEFGITKDLREIALISLIKVPEFGEFPAKEIVENMGIESQTDPKAEEATKIVYRREFHGGVLKEITGNYKDYPVSKIKDVLTQDFIGKNVGEVFYEFSEPVVCRCGTPCVVNMVKGQWFLNYSNPGWKAKVYKCLSQMRIIPTEYRVEFENKVDWLKDKACARRKGLGTLLPFDKEWLIESLGDSTIYMCYYIAAKFIERGDLKKEQLNLSFFDYVFFGKGDAAAVAEETGIAPEVLEEIRRDFTYWYPVDLRSSGKDLVPNHLLFFLFHHVALFDEELWPRALAVNGFVSLEGQKMSKSKGPILTLESAVSEYGADITRMYILSTAEQTQDADWQTAGVDSARRQVDRFYYFARDLIRSEERSDIGTELKQIDRWMLSRMQYHIRETNIALDAIQTRNAIQNSFFLLFNDLRWYQRRGGKALLYYVLDNWVRLMAPFTPHLCEEIWEAMGHEDPISFAQYPLYNEDLIDEGAELAEELVKNTLGDVEEIIRVTRMNPEKVYLYTAPAWKNEAVKCACEMQAEGSLEVGTLIKALMSNPEMKRFGKEIPKFVQKLIPELKSGGAERYEAVVGTEMEEKALLEEATAFLEHEIGCHVNVQSADNPEYDPEKKTRFAEPLRPAIYIEKKKEE, encoded by the coding sequence ATGGAGCAGGACTACAAACCACAAGAAATAGAAGCGAAATGGCAGAAAAAGTGGAACGAAAGCAGGGTTTTCGAAGCCGAGCCAGATGACCGGGAAAAGTTCTTTATCACCATCCCCTACCCCTACCTGAACGGGAACCTGCATGCCGGACACACCCGGACCTTCACAATCGGGGACGTGGTAGCCCGGCACAAGCGGATGCTCGGATACAACGTGCTCTACCCCATGGGCTTTCACGTGACCGGCACGCCCATCGTTGGGCTGGCGGAACTGATCGCAAGCCGGGACCCCCAGACCATGGATGTCTACGAGCGCCTGCATGGGATTCCAGGAGACATCCTGCCCACCCTGGACACCCCCGAAAAAATCGTGGACTATTTCAAAGTAGAATCCGAGAAAGCAATGCGCATGATCGGCTACTCAATTGACTGGAGGCGCAAGTTCACGACCACGGACGCCACCTACAAGAAGTTCATCGAGTGGCAGTACACCCGCCTGGAAGAAAAAGGGCTGATCGTAAAAGGCTCCCATCCCGTGAAATGGTGCCCGAACGACAACAACCCTGTGGAAGACCACGACATCCTGCACGGGGAAGAAGCTACAATCGTGGACTACACCCTGGTCAAGTTCCGCTACAAAGACCTGGTCCTCCCCTGCGCAACCCTGAGGCCCGAGACCACCTTCGGAGTGACCAACCTCTGGATAAACCCGGATGTTGACTACGTCAAGGCCAGGGTTGAAAAAGAAGGAATAGTCGAGTACTGGGTGGTAAGCAAGGAAGCATACAGGAAACTTACCTTCACGGACCGGGAAGTCGAATACGTCGAAGACGTGCCCGCAAAAGACATCATAGGGATCATGCTTACAAACCCGGTCACCGGGGATGAAATAATCTCCCTTCCGGCCTCATTCGTAAAGCCGGGGAACGGAAGCGGAATCGTCATGAGTGTGCCTGCCCACGCCCCCTTTGACTACCTGGCGCTCCGCGACCTCTATGACGCCGACCTGAGCGAGTTCGGGATCACAAAGGACCTCCGGGAAATCGCCCTGATCTCCCTTATCAAGGTCCCGGAATTCGGGGAATTCCCGGCAAAGGAAATCGTGGAGAATATGGGAATCGAGTCCCAGACCGATCCGAAAGCCGAGGAAGCAACAAAAATCGTTTACAGGAGAGAGTTCCACGGCGGGGTCCTGAAAGAAATCACCGGCAATTACAAGGATTACCCGGTTTCGAAGATCAAGGACGTGCTTACGCAGGACTTCATAGGCAAAAACGTCGGGGAAGTCTTCTACGAATTCAGTGAACCCGTGGTCTGCCGCTGTGGGACCCCCTGTGTTGTGAACATGGTGAAAGGCCAGTGGTTCCTGAACTACTCGAACCCCGGGTGGAAGGCCAAGGTCTACAAATGCCTGAGCCAGATGCGGATCATTCCCACGGAGTACAGGGTCGAGTTCGAGAACAAGGTCGACTGGCTCAAGGACAAAGCCTGTGCCCGCAGGAAAGGCCTGGGGACCCTCCTGCCCTTTGACAAGGAGTGGCTTATCGAGTCTCTGGGTGACTCCACAATCTACATGTGCTACTATATTGCCGCCAAGTTTATCGAAAGGGGAGACCTGAAAAAGGAACAGCTCAACCTGTCCTTCTTCGATTACGTGTTCTTTGGGAAAGGTGATGCAGCCGCGGTTGCGGAAGAAACCGGCATAGCCCCCGAAGTCCTTGAGGAAATCCGCCGCGATTTCACTTACTGGTACCCTGTGGACCTTCGCTCCTCAGGAAAAGACCTGGTCCCGAACCACCTGCTCTTCTTCCTCTTCCACCACGTGGCCCTCTTCGACGAGGAACTCTGGCCAAGAGCTCTTGCAGTAAACGGCTTTGTCTCCCTGGAAGGCCAGAAGATGAGCAAGTCCAAAGGCCCGATCCTGACCCTGGAAAGCGCGGTCAGCGAGTATGGGGCCGACATCACCAGGATGTATATCCTCTCCACCGCCGAACAGACGCAGGACGCGGACTGGCAGACTGCAGGGGTTGACTCCGCCCGCAGGCAGGTGGACCGCTTCTACTACTTTGCAAGGGACCTGATCCGGAGTGAGGAACGCTCGGATATCGGAACCGAACTCAAGCAGATTGACCGCTGGATGCTTTCCAGGATGCAGTACCATATCCGGGAGACAAATATCGCCCTGGACGCCATCCAGACCAGAAACGCCATCCAGAACTCTTTCTTCCTGCTCTTTAACGACCTGCGCTGGTACCAGAGGAGAGGCGGAAAAGCCCTGCTCTACTACGTCCTGGACAACTGGGTCCGGCTGATGGCTCCCTTCACCCCGCACCTCTGCGAGGAAATCTGGGAAGCCATGGGCCATGAAGACCCGATCTCCTTTGCCCAGTACCCCCTCTACAACGAAGACCTCATAGACGAAGGTGCCGAGCTTGCCGAGGAACTGGTCAAAAACACCCTGGGTGACGTCGAAGAGATCATCAGGGTCACCAGGATGAACCCGGAAAAAGTCTACCTCTACACCGCCCCTGCCTGGAAGAACGAAGCCGTGAAATGCGCCTGCGAAATGCAGGCAGAAGGCTCCCTGGAAGTAGGCACCCTTATCAAGGCCCTCATGTCCAACCCGGAAATGAAACGTTTCGGCAAGGAAATCCCCAAATTCGTCCAGAAACTCATCCCCGAGTTAAAGAGCGGCGGAGCCGAACGTTACGAAGCCGTAGTCGGAACGGAAATGGAAGAAAAGGCCCTCCTCGAAGAAGCCACCGCCTTCCTGGAACACGAAATCGGCTGCCATGTCAATGTCCAGAGCGCCGACAACCCCGAATACGACCCCGAAAAGAAGACCAGGTTTGCCGAACCGCTGAGGCCTGCGATTTATATTGAAAAAAAGAAGGAAGAATAA
- the thrC gene encoding threonine synthase, translating into MYHLKCIECGAEYSKDEVIYTCRKCDGLLDVIYDYSSIKLDMEKLKTECPSVWKYAKLLPIEREPVTIQEGGTPLYKCDRLAEKIGVKELYVKHEGMNPTGSFKDRGMTVGVSKALELGMDTVACASTGNTSAALAIYGAKAGIPVVVLLPAGKVALGKVAQALMHGAKVLSIRGNFDDALALVRTLCSQEKIYLLNSINPYRLEGQKTIGFEIVDQLGFKVPDRVVLPVGNAGNITAIYKGFREFRLLGITDAVPKMTGIQAEGSCPIVKAIKSGAPAITPEMNPETIATAIRIGNPVNATKALTAIRDSDGTAESVTDEEIVEAQKDLARLEGIGVEPASATSVAGLKKLVDLGVIGKDETVVCITTGHLLKDPEEVIEVCEDPIVVDANIESIRKAIFK; encoded by the coding sequence ATGTATCATTTGAAATGTATCGAATGCGGTGCGGAGTATTCAAAGGACGAGGTAATTTACACCTGCAGAAAATGCGACGGGCTGCTTGATGTCATTTATGATTATTCTTCAATCAAACTTGATATGGAAAAATTAAAAACCGAGTGCCCTTCCGTCTGGAAGTACGCAAAACTCCTCCCCATAGAAAGGGAACCCGTTACCATTCAGGAAGGCGGGACCCCCCTCTACAAATGCGACCGCCTGGCTGAAAAGATAGGAGTCAAAGAGCTCTACGTAAAGCACGAGGGGATGAACCCTACCGGCTCATTCAAGGACAGGGGTATGACCGTGGGGGTCTCGAAGGCGCTGGAACTCGGGATGGACACCGTCGCCTGCGCATCTACCGGGAACACCTCCGCAGCCCTGGCAATCTACGGGGCAAAAGCCGGCATTCCGGTTGTCGTGCTGCTCCCGGCAGGAAAGGTCGCTCTCGGGAAGGTCGCCCAGGCCCTCATGCACGGGGCAAAAGTCCTCAGCATCCGTGGGAACTTCGATGACGCCCTTGCTCTTGTGCGTACCCTCTGCTCCCAGGAAAAGATCTACCTCCTGAACTCCATCAACCCCTACAGGCTGGAAGGCCAGAAGACCATCGGGTTCGAGATCGTGGACCAGCTCGGTTTCAAGGTCCCGGACAGGGTGGTCCTGCCGGTAGGAAACGCCGGGAACATTACCGCAATTTACAAGGGCTTTCGAGAGTTCAGGCTGCTCGGCATAACCGATGCGGTTCCGAAAATGACCGGGATCCAGGCCGAAGGCTCCTGCCCGATCGTAAAAGCCATCAAGAGCGGAGCTCCGGCAATCACACCGGAAATGAACCCGGAAACCATTGCAACGGCAATCCGGATCGGGAACCCCGTAAACGCAACCAAGGCCCTGACCGCTATAAGGGACTCTGACGGCACTGCCGAATCCGTGACCGACGAGGAAATCGTAGAAGCCCAGAAAGACCTTGCCAGGCTCGAAGGCATAGGTGTGGAACCCGCAAGCGCAACCTCGGTTGCCGGCCTAAAGAAACTGGTTGACCTGGGAGTCATCGGAAAAGACGAAACCGTCGTCTGCATAACCACCGGTCACCTCCTCAAGGATCCGGAAGAAGTAATCGAAGTCTGCGAAGACCCTATTGTCGTGGACGCGAATATAGAATCCATCCGGAAAGCCATCTTCAAATAA
- a CDS encoding flippase: MSTIKRLARNSGYLFFSGIATKLLGFVALLYIARYLGPEDFGKFSFAFAFIYFFSFIPDLGIHKILVREAAREPREAGKLIGNGTILKVSLSLAALALAFFVIAILDFPPSTKNVLYIASFGLLLSGASCYGIIYETKLRMEYSLFFNLVSKLFFLALVFLAISRNLTLPFFVFASVSATFVHNFLMVFFSKKLVNVSFNVDPDLMKKIIRETIPVAIALVFSVIYFRVDVLMLSFLKGDLDVGFYSAAYRLTEAFVFLPTAFTTSTFPLMSKYFKDSSNSFGFTYAKAFKYLFSTGLLLAVLVTFSSEKIILAIYGPEYQSSVAALQILIWATAFMFVNVLVSSTCVSSGNQQIISKMAILATFLNVVLNLALIPSLSYTGAAVATVFAEFGAMLFGMFWIQRNLLHKSLFRETVSPLMGAAVISLLILLLRPYTGILFLSILSIPLFAAVLYITGWVDADDRDLFSELIFRS, encoded by the coding sequence ATGAGCACGATCAAGCGGCTTGCCAGAAATAGCGGGTATTTGTTTTTTAGCGGCATAGCGACGAAATTACTCGGTTTTGTTGCTTTGCTCTACATTGCCCGTTATCTGGGGCCGGAAGACTTCGGGAAATTTTCTTTTGCCTTTGCTTTCATCTACTTTTTCAGCTTTATCCCCGACCTGGGGATTCATAAAATCCTCGTCAGGGAAGCCGCAAGGGAACCCCGGGAGGCGGGGAAACTTATTGGCAACGGGACAATTCTTAAAGTCTCTCTTTCGCTGGCTGCGCTGGCTTTAGCTTTTTTTGTCATAGCTATCCTGGATTTTCCCCCTTCCACGAAAAATGTGTTGTACATAGCTTCTTTCGGGCTGCTTTTGAGCGGGGCCAGTTGCTACGGGATTATATACGAGACAAAATTGAGAATGGAATACTCCTTATTTTTCAACCTTGTCAGTAAACTCTTCTTCCTTGCCCTTGTTTTCCTGGCCATTTCAAGGAATTTAACGCTGCCTTTTTTCGTTTTTGCTTCGGTTTCAGCCACTTTTGTGCATAATTTCCTGATGGTCTTCTTTTCAAAGAAACTCGTAAATGTATCTTTCAATGTAGATCCGGATTTAATGAAAAAAATAATACGGGAGACAATTCCGGTTGCAATAGCCTTGGTTTTTTCCGTGATATATTTCAGGGTCGACGTCCTGATGCTTTCCTTTTTGAAAGGGGATCTCGATGTAGGTTTTTATTCTGCAGCCTACCGGTTAACAGAGGCCTTTGTTTTTTTACCCACGGCATTTACAACTTCCACTTTTCCCCTGATGTCAAAATATTTCAAAGACTCTTCCAACTCCTTCGGATTTACATATGCTAAAGCTTTCAAGTACCTTTTTTCCACAGGCCTGCTGCTTGCTGTCCTGGTAACCTTTAGTTCGGAAAAAATCATTCTTGCGATTTACGGGCCGGAATACCAGAGTTCAGTAGCTGCACTGCAAATCCTGATCTGGGCAACCGCTTTCATGTTTGTGAATGTCCTTGTCAGTTCCACCTGTGTTTCGAGCGGAAACCAGCAAATAATCTCAAAAATGGCAATCCTGGCTACATTCCTGAACGTGGTTTTAAACCTGGCTTTAATCCCCTCGCTCAGCTACACCGGGGCTGCGGTTGCTACCGTATTTGCCGAATTCGGGGCAATGCTGTTCGGCATGTTCTGGATTCAGAGAAACCTTTTGCACAAAAGCTTATTTCGTGAAACTGTTTCTCCTCTCATGGGGGCAGCCGTAATCTCCCTGCTCATTCTCCTCTTAAGACCGTATACGGGTATCTTATTCCTGAGCATTCTCTCCATACCCCTGTTCGCAGCAGTGCTTTACATCACAGGCTGGGTGGATGCCGATGACAGGGATTTATTCTCAGAACTGATTTTTCGGAGCTGA